One Amycolatopsis thermophila DNA segment encodes these proteins:
- a CDS encoding GH25 family lysozyme produces MRWTRALVVFALVVAGPVPAVASGATGPAHPDTDFAGSTGHSPTAARPFAATQATTAPAGTPGLDVSHYQGAVDWAAAAANGAKFAYLKATEGTGYTDPQFAANYSGSANAGLARGAYHFALPSDSSGAAQATFFLAHGGGWVADGRTLPPVLDIEYNPYGTADWAGWCYNLTPAQVAAWISDFATTVHDRTNRWPVIYTTNGWWSTCTANSAAFGNDPLWIAPSSSDAGGPPTIPASWSAYTFFQYATSGTFPGDQDVFNGSATDLATFTTGDTPDQIQARYAALGGSSSSLGQPVGGEYVVASGWGQDYEHGTIFYSPGTGAHAVTGPVLDRYRQLGGPAAIGFPTSDTTATSDGAGQYSAFGGSSLYYTPNTGAHLVGGDIRTKWLALGAEQKLGYPTTDETATPDGVGRYNHFSLAAGASIYWSPNSGAHAIQGAIRSKWAALGWETGLGYPTTDESVTPDGVGRYNHFSLAAGASIYWSPNSGAHAIQGAIRSKWAALGWETGLGYPTTDESTTPDGVGRYNHFSLAAGASIYWSPNSGAHAIQGAIRSKWAARGWETGLGYPTTDESTTPDGIGRYNHFTNSASIYWTGATGAWSLYGAIRDKWASLGWETSPLRYPTSDEYGVPGGRRNDFQNGTITWYSANGSVQVG; encoded by the coding sequence GTGCGCTGGACGCGTGCGCTCGTGGTGTTCGCCCTCGTGGTGGCCGGGCCGGTGCCCGCCGTGGCAAGCGGTGCGACGGGGCCGGCCCACCCGGACACCGATTTCGCCGGATCCACCGGACATTCGCCGACGGCGGCGCGGCCCTTCGCGGCCACCCAGGCGACCACCGCGCCGGCCGGGACGCCCGGTCTGGACGTCTCGCACTACCAGGGCGCGGTGGACTGGGCCGCGGCGGCGGCGAACGGGGCGAAGTTCGCGTACCTGAAGGCGACCGAGGGCACCGGCTACACCGATCCGCAGTTCGCCGCCAACTACAGCGGTTCGGCGAACGCGGGACTCGCCCGGGGCGCCTACCACTTCGCCCTGCCGAGCGACTCCAGCGGGGCGGCGCAAGCCACGTTCTTCCTCGCGCACGGCGGCGGCTGGGTCGCCGACGGCCGGACCCTGCCGCCGGTGCTGGACATCGAGTACAACCCGTACGGCACGGCGGACTGGGCCGGCTGGTGCTACAACCTCACCCCGGCCCAGGTCGCCGCGTGGATCAGCGACTTCGCCACCACGGTCCACGACCGCACCAACAGGTGGCCGGTCATCTACACCACCAACGGGTGGTGGTCCACCTGCACGGCGAACTCGGCGGCGTTCGGCAACGATCCACTGTGGATCGCACCGAGCAGTTCCGACGCCGGCGGCCCCCCGACGATCCCCGCCTCGTGGAGCGCCTACACCTTCTTCCAGTACGCGACGTCCGGCACCTTCCCCGGTGACCAGGACGTCTTCAACGGCTCGGCGACCGACCTCGCGACCTTCACCACCGGGGACACCCCGGACCAGATCCAGGCCCGTTACGCCGCGCTCGGCGGAAGCAGCTCCAGCCTGGGACAACCGGTCGGCGGCGAGTACGTCGTCGCGTCCGGGTGGGGGCAGGACTACGAGCACGGCACGATCTTCTACTCGCCGGGCACCGGTGCCCACGCGGTGACCGGGCCGGTCCTCGACCGCTACCGGCAACTCGGCGGCCCCGCGGCCATCGGGTTCCCCACGAGCGACACCACCGCCACCTCCGACGGCGCCGGCCAGTACAGCGCGTTCGGCGGTTCCTCGCTCTACTACACCCCGAACACGGGCGCGCACCTCGTCGGCGGCGACATCCGCACGAAGTGGCTCGCGCTGGGCGCGGAGCAGAAGCTCGGCTACCCCACGACGGACGAAACGGCCACGCCGGACGGAGTGGGCCGCTACAACCATTTCAGTCTGGCTGCGGGGGCGTCGATCTACTGGTCGCCGAACAGTGGTGCGCATGCGATCCAGGGTGCGATCCGGTCGAAATGGGCGGCGCTGGGGTGGGAGACCGGGCTTGGTTATCCGACGACGGACGAATCGGTCACGCCGGACGGTGTCGGTCGCTACAACCATTTCAGTCTGGCTGCGGGGGCGTCGATCTACTGGTCGCCGAACAGTGGTGCGCATGCGATCCAGGGTGCGATTCGGTCGAAATGGGCGGCGCTGGGGTGGGAGACCGGGCTCGGCTACCCGACGACGGACGAATCCACCACCCCGGACGGAGTGGGTCGCTACAACCATTTCAGTCTGGCTGCGGGGGCGTCGATCTATTGGTCGCCGAACAGTGGTGCGCATGCGATCCAGGGCGCGATCCGGTCGAAATGGGCCGCGCGGGGCTGGGAGACCGGGCTCGGCTACCCGACCACGGACGAATCCACCACCCCGGACGGAATCGGTCGCTACAACCATTTCACCAACAGCGCCTCGATCTACTGGACCGGCGCCACCGGGGCGTGGTCGCTGTACGGCGCGATCCGGGACAAATGGGCCTCCCTCGGGTGGGAGACCAGCCCGCTGCGGTATCCCACGAGCGACGAATACGGCGTTCCGGGCGGCCGCCGCAACGACTTCCAGAACGGCACCATCACCTGGTACAGCGCGAACGGCTCAGTCCAGGTCGGCTAA
- a CDS encoding LysR substrate-binding domain-containing protein, whose amino-acid sequence MSEPSFTLVQLRYFEAAARHLSMTAASRELLVSQSAVSTAIAQLERELGVQLLLRHHARGLSLTTAGQAFHQRVLDFLAHGAELVEAARQAGTELVGPLTIGCFTTLAPFRLPGLLAEFENRHPQVRVSLREGEHSALKAALRSGECEVALLYGYDLDDDIDREVVDTAPPYVLVSPGHRLAARKEVALADLAGEPMVLLDLPHSREYLQSVLRGAGVEPQIRHRTTGYETVRALVAHGHGFALLNQRPPAESTYAGERAVPLALTDDVASLEIVVAWMRGVRLTRRAQEFVTLCRQLYAHR is encoded by the coding sequence GTGAGCGAGCCGTCCTTCACCCTCGTCCAGCTGCGCTACTTCGAGGCGGCCGCGCGGCACCTGAGCATGACCGCCGCCTCGCGGGAGCTGCTGGTGTCGCAGTCGGCGGTCTCCACCGCGATCGCCCAGCTCGAGCGTGAGCTCGGGGTGCAGCTGCTGCTGCGCCACCACGCCCGCGGGCTCAGCCTCACCACCGCCGGGCAGGCGTTCCACCAGCGCGTCCTGGACTTCCTCGCGCACGGGGCCGAGCTGGTGGAAGCCGCCCGGCAGGCGGGCACCGAGCTGGTGGGCCCGCTGACCATCGGCTGCTTCACCACCCTCGCGCCGTTCCGCCTGCCCGGCCTGCTCGCCGAGTTCGAGAACCGCCACCCGCAGGTGCGCGTGTCGTTGCGGGAGGGCGAGCACTCGGCCCTGAAGGCGGCGCTGCGCAGCGGCGAGTGCGAGGTCGCCCTGCTCTACGGCTACGACCTCGACGACGACATCGACCGCGAGGTGGTCGACACCGCACCGCCCTACGTGCTGGTCTCCCCCGGCCACCGCCTGGCCGCGCGGAAGGAGGTCGCGCTCGCCGACCTGGCGGGCGAGCCGATGGTGCTGCTCGACCTGCCGCACAGCCGCGAGTACCTGCAGTCGGTGCTGCGCGGTGCCGGTGTGGAACCGCAGATCCGCCACCGCACCACCGGCTACGAGACCGTGCGGGCACTCGTCGCGCACGGCCACGGTTTCGCGTTGCTGAACCAGCGCCCGCCCGCCGAATCGACCTACGCGGGTGAGCGCGCCGTTCCGCTCGCCCTGACCGACGACGTCGCGTCGCTCGAGATCGTCGTCGCCTGGATGCGCGGGGTGCGCCTGACCCGGCGGGCCCAGGAGTTCGTGACGCTGTGCCGGCAGCTGTACGCCCACCGGTAG
- a CDS encoding RidA family protein has translation MTVHQRIRPFNTRDTYPEQNLDNDLCQAVVANGTVYVRGQIGQDLDTSESVGIGDAAAQAEQAMANIKMLLEEAGSRMEHLVKLTIYLIDPRYREAVYRVVGAWTRGVHPISTGVVVSALARPEWLCEIDAIAVIPEGER, from the coding sequence ATGACCGTCCACCAGCGAATCCGGCCGTTCAACACACGCGACACCTACCCGGAGCAGAACCTCGACAACGACCTGTGCCAGGCGGTCGTGGCCAACGGCACCGTCTACGTCCGCGGGCAGATCGGGCAGGACCTCGACACCAGCGAATCCGTCGGCATCGGCGACGCGGCGGCGCAGGCCGAGCAGGCGATGGCGAACATCAAGATGCTGCTCGAGGAAGCCGGCAGCCGGATGGAACACCTGGTCAAGCTGACGATCTACCTGATCGACCCGCGCTACCGCGAGGCCGTCTACCGGGTCGTCGGCGCGTGGACCCGGGGCGTGCACCCGATCTCGACCGGTGTCGTCGTCTCCGCGCTGGCCCGGCCGGAGTGGCTGTGCGAGATCGACGCCATCGCCGTCATCCCCGAGGGGGAA